The following DNA comes from bacterium.
GGGGAGGGATATAAAGACATATAAAAACCTTAAAAGACAAAGAAAGGCATTATAAAAGCTATAGCCAATTTTGGCAGAACTGGCGGAGAGGCGAGGGGGTTATTATGAAAGTTATTTGTCAATTTTGGCAATACTTGAAAGCCAAGAGGAGAAAAATGGAAATTTTGAATGACTTTCCTTTATCAGTGGATAAAGAACTAATTATGCAAAAACTAAAAATAAAAAAAGGGACAGAAGATGAAAAGAAGTTTGAACAATTACTAAATGAAGGGATGAAAATAGGGAATCCAAAAGTTGTTTATATAGAAGGTTTTATTGATGAATTGGGAGAAAAGACAGTTAAAATAAATGGTATTATTTTTGAAAGCAAGTTATTGAGAAAAAATCTCGAAAAAGTTGGCAGGGTTTTTCCTTTTATTGCAACATCAGGAATGGAAATGGAGAATAAAAAATTTGGAAATGATGATTTTTTAGAAAAATATTGGTGGGACATAATAAAAGAGCAATTTTTATTTATTGCAAGAGACCATCTTATTGAATACTTAAAGAAAAATTTTTCACTTGGTAATGTCTCAATTATGTCACCTGGTAGTGGAGAACTTGGATTATGGAGAATTGAAGAGCAGAAAAAACTCTTTTCCCTTTTTGGTGATACAGAAAAACTTCTTGGGGTAAAATTAACTGATTCAAATTTAATGATACCAAATAAGTCCGTTTCAGGAATTATTTTTTCAACTGAAAAAAATTTTAATACCTGTAAGTTATGCAGTAGAAAAAATTGTCCACATAGAAAAGCAGAATTTGAGAAGGTTTTTAAGTAAATTTTAAATATGGTCTAATGACCATATAAATACATTTATTGGTAAAACACTTTTTAAGATATTTAAAATTTCTTTGCTCCCTCCTTTTGGTTTCCAGAAATCAGTCCCAAAAAATAATTTTACCATATCAATTTCATTTAAGAAAATTTCGTTTTTCCCTTTCCCATTTTTAATTATAATATCTCCTTTTTCTTTTCTTAAAATTGCTGATTGGTTTTCTGTTGAAAAAGTAATTTCAAAATTTTCAGGTATTGATAGAAATTTTTTTGAGAAAATTTTTAGTGTTTGGAATAAATCAATAATTTTTATCATACCATCTGGACATATTTGCCAAGAGGAAGCAGTAGAGAAAATTAAATCAGGAATATATTCAAAATCAGGATAAAAAAGAGAAAAAGAAGAATAACTAAACCTTTCTTCAAGATATTTTAAAATTTTTAAAATTAATTCTTCATCTCCACCAAATTCTAAAATCCCTCCCTCTCTTGAAATTGAAACATATGCAAATTTATTTTGGCCTTCAAGATAATAAGTAGCAGGTAAAAATTTTTTCAGGACTTTTTCAAACATTTCTTCTTCTGTTCTTATCTTTCTGTATGGATGTAAATTATAGGCAGAAATAATTTTGTTTAGAATTTTTCTATCTCCTAAAAATCTTTCTGTCTTTTTATCACTTTCTATTTTATTTTTTGCAATGCCTCTTGAAGTAATTGTTATATATACCTTTTTACCAGCAACTTCATATCCAAAATTTTGATATCTATGTCTATCTCCCCATAAAATAGATAAAGGATAATTTTCTTTTTTCATTTTTTCAAAACACTCATTAAGCAATTCACTCATATATCCTTTTCCTCTATGGGAATAAGCAGTTGATACAGAACCAATTCCAGCAAATTTCACTTCAATTCCTTCAAATACCATTGGTAAAGGGAAAACTTTTACAAGAGAAACAATTTGTCCTTCTTCCTTTATGATTAAGGTATTTTCATAATCAAAATTTTCTTCTTCCCATTCATTAGGGTAAGTCAAAGGGAAGAAATTAAAAAAATGTCCATATGCACTTTCAAGAAATCTCAAAATTTTTTCATAATCACTTTTTTTTGCTATTTCAATCACTTTTCCTCCTTCTGTTAACTTCGTAAGTTAACAAGTTATTGAAAATCAATAACTTACATTAAAATTTAAATATCATCTCCCATCTAAAAAATAATGCAGGGTCCTGATTATTAGATGAATAAAAATCACCTGGAATAAAATACTCACACCATAGGTGCCCACTTACATTTTTATTAAAATTATGTTCTAAAATTAATTGCTGTAAATGTCCTCTCTCTTTCCCATCACCAAAAAATGGAGCAGTACCATCTAAATTTTCATTTGCTCTTAAATAATTGTAAGCAATCAAAAGGTCTGTTTTTTCTGAAAGATTAAGAGTAAGTGCAGTTCTCCATAATTGAGTATTTGTCCAGTAAGCCGGCTCACCTGCTTCAATAGCATAAGCATAAAGATAAAGTTCACTTATCCATGGGAACTTTGAAAATAAAGGGTCCCATCCTTCTGTTCCTTTTGTTTTATCATTATCTCCTGACAAATACCCAAAACCAAAATCAAGAGATGGAGAGAATTTTTTATCTTTGAAAAATCTTGTTAAATAAACATATCCACCAACTGCATTTCTATTATCATCATCTTCATATTCACCAAATTCATAAGATAGTTCTCCCCTTAATTGCCACGGGTTAAAAGAATAGACATGTCTTACTCCAATTGTATTAAGTTCTAATTTTGGTATATTTGTTCCATTTTGTGTTGTATATGCATCTTCGCTTTTATAAATGTAATATGGTTGAAGTGAAAGTTTTTCAGTTGGTTTAAAATTCCCATAAAGAATAACCCCTTTTTCATCAGAATTAATTAATTTTGTCTCTAAATCATTTATTACTGGCAGATATTTGTCTTCATCTCTATTATAAAGAAAAATCAAATCGAGAGAATTGTTTTCATTGAAATGGTATGTTGTTTTTATTGCATTAAAATAAAGAGTTCTTGAACCGTCTTGAGGAGTGCCATTAATAATTAAAAAACCCTCTCCATAAGGAGGCAAAAAGTCCTGTCTACCAATTCTTAAATCAACAGGTAAATTAAAAACATTTTTAACATCAAGATATAAATTATCAATAACAATTTCATTATCTCCTATATAATTTCCTGCCATATTTCTTAATGTCCCTTTTGAATGTAGATATATGTCTGGTTCTCCTGTTAACCTTGTGTATAAAGATATATTTTCACCAAAATTATATTTCATCCAGAAGGAACTTCTTATTCTAAAATAATTGTCATTTTGAAAAACATTACTTTGATTATTAAAATCCCAGGCATTTTTAAGATACTCTTCTCTTAACCTGAAAATTAAACCATAATCAAAATTGGCCTCACAAAAAACAGCAGTTGTAAAAATAAACATAATAATCAGCCATAATTTATTTTTCATTTTTTCTCCTTGTTTTTCTCATTGATTCTTAAAAATTTATTGGCATTACTTCTAAATCCATCCCTACCCTTCCTTTAAAAAAGGAAGGGAATTAAGGTGAAAAACTATCTGCTTTTGTCTTATTTCCCCCTTTTAGAAAGGGGGATTTAGAAATCCATCCACTCAGGCGTAGTTTATCGCTGAGTCTCTCCCCGCTCTGCGGGGAGAGGGAAATCCCCCCAATTCCCCCCTTTTGTAAACCGACTAAAGTTGCTTACCTTGTTTCTAAGAGTTGGTGCGTTAAATAGAAATCCATCCCGGCCTTCCTTTAATAAAGGAAGGAGTAACACTCTCCCCTTTAACAAACCGATTAAAGTTGCTTACCTTGCTTCTCAGAGTTGGTGCGTCATCGTCTCCCAGATAGCACAACGGGAGTTAGAGGGGATTTTAATTTTTCATCTTTCTTTCATCTATTTTTTTGACACTACCTTCTCATTTAAGTATTTACAAAAAAATTCTTTTACCTTATCTCTATATTCTTGATTATATCTTGCGTCAAAATCAACATGACTTCCTTCTAAAACAAATAATTCCTTTTCCCCCTTTATTTTATTATATAATATTTCAGCATGAGAAAAAGGGACAAAATCATCTTCTCTTGAATGAATAATTAAAACAGGACATTTGACTTTATCAATATAATTTTCCGGGCTATTTTCCATAAAGTCATCTTTTAAAATAATTTTACCAAGTAAATTTGAAAGATAAGAGAAAGCATATTTTAAAGGACCAAATTTTTTATAGTAATGAGTTATCATTTCAGGAAAATTTGCAAAAGCGGAGTCAGAAACAAGACATTTTATTTCCTGATATTTTGAGGCAGATATAATTCCAACAGAAGCACCTAAGGAATATCCCCAGACACCAATTTTTAAATTTTTTGTTCTTTTATCATTTTTTAAAAAGTCAATTGCTGCTTTTACATCAAGATATTCTTTTAATCCAAAATAAACAACCTTTCCTTTACTTTCACCGTGTGCTCTAAAATCAAAAAGTAAAAGTGAAAAATCAGGATAGAGATATGAAACAACAGGTAAAATATCTGATTTACTTGATGGATAACCATGAAGACAAATTATAACTGATTTACTTTTTGGTGAATGAATTAACCATCCAGTTAATTTTTTCCCATCATCTGTTTGAAAATTTACTTTTTCATATGGGATTCCCAAATCAGAAGGGATGAGATATCTTGGTGCTCTCGCTGGCATAATTGCTCGCCAGCCAAAAATAATTGTTAAAACAAAGATAATTATTACTGCATCTATTAAAATTCTAATTAACATTCTCATTTTTAAGTTGCTTTGAGTATAGTTCTCTTATATTTTCAAAAAATCTTATATAATTTTCTGTTCTATAATCAGGATATGTCCATGGGAAAAACTGGTATTTTCCTTTACTGAAATACATTGTAACTTCTGCATAAATCCCATTTCCTAAATAAATTCTATGATAAAAATCCTTTGTTGATAAAAGAACAATTTTTGATAAGTCAAGATATCCTGGGTCAATATTTACTTTCCTTTTCCCATTTTCTAAAAATTCTTCTTCAACTTTGTTGGTAAAAATTTTCCATTCCCATAATTTTTCAGGAAGAATAATTTTTGAAAAGGATATAAATTTTCTCATTAAATTTTTTCCCATTTCTTCACTATAATAGTCAGTGAAATTAAAGGGCAAAGGATATGATACAAAATCAATTTTTCCCCATCTTTCTTTAAGTTTTTCCTCAACTTTTAAAATTATTTCTGCATCCTTATAGATAAATCCACAGAAAATTTTTACAGGTATTGGATTTTTTATTTTTCCCATTTTTTTATTTTACCATATTTAAAAAAATCAAAAATTGACTGTATAATATTTTGAGACGAGGAGAGTTATTATGAAAAAGAAAATTTATTTGGTATTTATTGTTTTATTTTTGTTTTTTGTAAATAGTTTTGCTCAACAGGGAAAAGAAAAATTACCTTTAATTACAGAAAACAAAGAAGTAAAAAATATAATACTTTTTATTGGTGATGGTATGGGATTATCTCAAATTGCAGCAACACATATAAAAACATCAGGAGCAGAAGGAATCCTTAATATGGAGTGTATGCCAATAACAGGTCTTCTTTACACTTATTCTGCTAATTCTCTTATAACAGATTCCGCAGCAGCAGGTACAGCACTTGCAACTGGTTATAGAACTAACAATGGCATTATTTCAATGTCTCCTGATGGTAAGGTTCTTTATACTATACTTGAAGCAGCAAGAGATAAGGGGGCGTCAACAGGGATAGTTGTTACAAGTCCTATTACTGATGCTACACCTGCTTGTTTTGTCTGTCATGTAATGGCAAGAACTAAAGAAACAGAAATTGCATCTCAATATCTAAAAAGTAAAGTAAATGTATTACTTGGTGGTGGTAGGCAGTATTTTATTCCTCAATCTTCTTCTGGTAGCAAAAGAGATGATGAAAGAGACCTGATATCGGAAGCAAAAAAAATAGGTTATTCTTTTGTTAAAACAAAAGAGGAAATGATGAATGTTAAAACAAATTACCTCTTAGGGCTATTTGAAATGGGTTCATTATCCACTAAACCAGAGCCAACTTTGGCAGAAATGACACAAAAAGCAATTGAAATATTAAGTCAAAATAAAAAGGGATTTTTCCTAATGGT
Coding sequences within:
- a CDS encoding GNAT family N-acetyltransferase, which translates into the protein MIEIAKKSDYEKILRFLESAYGHFFNFFPLTYPNEWEEENFDYENTLIIKEEGQIVSLVKVFPLPMVFEGIEVKFAGIGSVSTAYSHRGKGYMSELLNECFEKMKKENYPLSILWGDRHRYQNFGYEVAGKKVYITITSRGIAKNKIESDKKTERFLGDRKILNKIISAYNLHPYRKIRTEEEMFEKVLKKFLPATYYLEGQNKFAYVSISREGGILEFGGDEELILKILKYLEERFSYSSFSLFYPDFEYIPDLIFSTASSWQICPDGMIKIIDLFQTLKIFSKKFLSIPENFEITFSTENQSAILRKEKGDIIIKNGKGKNEIFLNEIDMVKLFFGTDFWKPKGGSKEILNILKSVLPINVFIWSLDHI
- a CDS encoding DUF4416 family protein; translation: MGKIKNPIPVKIFCGFIYKDAEIILKVEEKLKERWGKIDFVSYPLPFNFTDYYSEEMGKNLMRKFISFSKIILPEKLWEWKIFTNKVEEEFLENGKRKVNIDPGYLDLSKIVLLSTKDFYHRIYLGNGIYAEVTMYFSKGKYQFFPWTYPDYRTENYIRFFENIRELYSKQLKNENVN
- a CDS encoding vitamin B12 dependent-methionine synthase activation domain-containing protein — its product is MEILNDFPLSVDKELIMQKLKIKKGTEDEKKFEQLLNEGMKIGNPKVVYIEGFIDELGEKTVKINGIIFESKLLRKNLEKVGRVFPFIATSGMEMENKKFGNDDFLEKYWWDIIKEQFLFIARDHLIEYLKKNFSLGNVSIMSPGSGELGLWRIEEQKKLFSLFGDTEKLLGVKLTDSNLMIPNKSVSGIIFSTEKNFNTCKLCSRKNCPHRKAEFEKVFK
- a CDS encoding alpha/beta fold hydrolase, whose product is MRMLIRILIDAVIIIFVLTIIFGWRAIMPARAPRYLIPSDLGIPYEKVNFQTDDGKKLTGWLIHSPKSKSVIICLHGYPSSKSDILPVVSYLYPDFSLLLFDFRAHGESKGKVVYFGLKEYLDVKAAIDFLKNDKRTKNLKIGVWGYSLGASVGIISASKYQEIKCLVSDSAFANFPEMITHYYKKFGPLKYAFSYLSNLLGKIILKDDFMENSPENYIDKVKCPVLIIHSREDDFVPFSHAEILYNKIKGEKELFVLEGSHVDFDARYNQEYRDKVKEFFCKYLNEKVVSKK
- a CDS encoding alginate export family protein is translated as MKNKLWLIIMFIFTTAVFCEANFDYGLIFRLREEYLKNAWDFNNQSNVFQNDNYFRIRSSFWMKYNFGENISLYTRLTGEPDIYLHSKGTLRNMAGNYIGDNEIVIDNLYLDVKNVFNLPVDLRIGRQDFLPPYGEGFLIINGTPQDGSRTLYFNAIKTTYHFNENNSLDLIFLYNRDEDKYLPVINDLETKLINSDEKGVILYGNFKPTEKLSLQPYYIYKSEDAYTTQNGTNIPKLELNTIGVRHVYSFNPWQLRGELSYEFGEYEDDDNRNAVGGYVYLTRFFKDKKFSPSLDFGFGYLSGDNDKTKGTEGWDPLFSKFPWISELYLYAYAIEAGEPAYWTNTQLWRTALTLNLSEKTDLLIAYNYLRANENLDGTAPFFGDGKERGHLQQLILEHNFNKNVSGHLWCEYFIPGDFYSSNNQDPALFFRWEMIFKF
- a CDS encoding alkaline phosphatase — protein: MKKKIYLVFIVLFLFFVNSFAQQGKEKLPLITENKEVKNIILFIGDGMGLSQIAATHIKTSGAEGILNMECMPITGLLYTYSANSLITDSAAAGTALATGYRTNNGIISMSPDGKVLYTILEAARDKGASTGIVVTSPITDATPACFVCHVMARTKETEIASQYLKSKVNVLLGGGRQYFIPQSSSGSKRDDERDLISEAKKIGYSFVKTKEEMMNVKTNYLLGLFEMGSLSTKPEPTLAEMTQKAIEILSQNKKGFFLMVEGSQIDKWAHVNNIDNVIQQTALFDESIKVGIDFAMKDKQTLVIVLADHETGGMSIIRGNLNGEDMQVRWASPSHTPIPVILFAFGPMAEKFTGVNHHTYIPKTISEILGIKNFPKII